In the genome of Podarcis raffonei isolate rPodRaf1 chromosome W, rPodRaf1.pri, whole genome shotgun sequence, one region contains:
- the LOC128406093 gene encoding uncharacterized protein K02A2.6-like, which produces MELDTGSTLSIISAKTLRKLCPTGGPKLRPAPFTLRDFQKRKVPTMGVGTFRVQYRGRTRQLDLLVVKGSYISLLGLAWFGPLGLAVTGVNHTSLQVDVDAICKEFPGVFDGKLGQYTGPPIALQLDPAVRPVRLKARRVPFALKPRIDEELDRLVEQGVLEPVPNAPWETPIVTPVKPNGSVRICADYKCTINKALTAHAYPVPVVSHVLATLAGSKIFGKLDLAQAYQQLPVDEATAEAQMIVTHRGAFRVKRLQFGVSVAPGIFQNLMDSLLKGIPGVTPFFDDVLIAGSTPEEFEDHLRTVLHRFQTAGLKVKREKCLLGVPQVDFLGFMVDAEGVHPTGDKVRAICDAPAPKNKTELQAFLGLLNFYHSFLPHKAARQEAAFQAVKDLLVSNSVLAHFDERLPVVLACDASPYGIGAVLGHQLPDGREVPVAYFSQTLNATERNYSQIDKEGLAIVKGVKKFHDFLYGWPFTVVTDHKPLLGLFAPEKQTPQVLSPRVLRWSIFLASYQYALIHRPGKAMGHADALSRGWPSSSPGPEFAGYTTHKHELSAHKGCLLWRSRVVVPQTLRKRVLTALHETHPGVVRMKALARSYVWWPGIDREIEAWVKHRQACQESRPDPPRAPVQSWESARAPWSRLHVDFAGPFQGKTFFIVVDSYTKWLEVALVPSTSTSTAIRVLRKLFATHGLPDTLVSDNGTAFTSGEFQTFTAQNAIRHIRSAPFHPATNGQAERMVRTTKDTLRRMTQGDWEYCLATFLLAQHSTPSSTTGRSPAELLMGRRLAIRLDRLHPDRAQDEIVVGEGRNPRTFVAQDPVYAKNFGAGPAWVPATVTRVTGPVS; this is translated from the exons atggagcttgacacgggttcaactctatccataatctcggcaaagaCCTTAAGAAAACTGTGTCCTAcggggggtcccaaactcaggccggccccattcaccctccgggacttccagaaacgtaaggtccccacaatgggggtggggaccttcagggtgcaataccgagggcggacgcggcaactggacttgcttgtggtcaagggctcctacattagcttactgggattggcatggtttggaccactggggctagccgtcaccggggtgaaccacactagcttacaagtggacgtggacgccatatgcaaggaatttccgggggttttcgatgggaaattgggacagtatacgggcccccccattgctctacagcttgaccctgcagtacgaccggtcaggctcaaggcccgccgggtcccgttcgccctgaaaccacgtatagacgaggaattggaccggctcgtggagcaaggagtgctggagccagtgcctaatgccccctgggaaaccccaatcgtcacacccgtcaagcctaatggttcggtccgcatctgtgcagactacaaatgtaccataaacaaggccctcacggcccatgcatacccagtgccagtggtcagccatgtccttgccaccctggctgggtcgaaaatttttggcaagctggacttggcccaagcatatcaacagctgccagtagatgaggccacagcagaggcacagatgattgtgacgcacagaggagcgttcagggtaaagcggctgcaattcggtgtcagtgtggcaccaggcatattccagaatctaatggactcgctccttaaagggattcctggcgtcacccccttcttcgatgatgtgttgattgccgggtccacaccagaggagtttgaggaccacctccgcaccgttctgcaccgtttccagacggcgggtctcaaggtgaagcgggaaaaatgtctactaggagtgcctcaggtggactttctgggatttatggtggacgcagaaggggtccacccgactggggacaaggtacgggccatttgtgatgccccagcgcccaagaacaagactgaacttcaggccttcttaggactattgaacttttaccattccttccttccccacaaggcggcg cgccaggaggccgcattccaggcagtcaaggacttgcttgtctcaaactcggtcttggcacacttcgacgagaggctgccggtggtgctagcatgcgacgcctcgccctatggaattggcgctgtcctgggacaccaactcccggatggaagagaggtaccagtggcatacttttcccagacactcaacgcaactgagcggaactactcgcaaatcgacaaggagggtctggcaatcgtgaagggagtaaaaaaattccatgatttcttgtacgggtggcccttcaccgtggtgactgaccacaagccgttgcttggcttgtttgcccccgaaaagcagaccccccaagtgctgtctcctcgcgtcctcaggtggtcaattttccttgccagctaccagtatgcactgattcaccgtcctgggaaggcgatgggccatgcggacgccctcagcag gggatggcccagcagcagccccgggccagaattcgccggctacacaacccacaaacatgaactgtcggcccacaaggggtgcctgttatggagAAGCAGGGTGGTTGTTCCCCAgaccctccgcaaaagggtcctcacagccctacacgagacacacccaggggtagtaagaatgaaggcccttgccaggagttatgtgtggtggccggggatcgacagagagatagaggcctgggtcaaacaccgccaggcctgccaagaatcccgtccagatcccccaagggccccagtccagtcctgggagtccgcccgagcaccatggtcacgcctgcatgtggacttcgctggcccctttcaggggaaaacattcttcatagtggtggactcctacaccaaatggctggaagtcgcactggtaccgtccacgtCTACGTCCACAGCCATTCGGGTACTACGcaagctgtttgcaacccacgggctccctgacactcttgtctcagacaacgggactgcatttacgtcaggagaatttcaaaccttcacagcgcagaacgccatccgccacatccgttcggcgccattccaccctgccaccaatggccaagcagaacgcatggtgcggaccaccaaggacacccttcgccgcatgacacaaggggattgggagtactgccttgccacattccttctagcacagcacagcacccccagctcaacgactggccggagccccgctgaactactaatgggtcggcgccttgcaataagattggaccgccttcaccccgatagagctcaggatgagatagtggtgggggaaggcaggaacccccggacctttgtggcccaggacccagtgtacgcaaagaattttggggcaggcccagcatgggtacccgccacagtcaccagggtcactggccccgtgtcg